The DNA region GGGTCGTCGGGGAACGCCGCCGCGGGCGCCGGGTCGCCGGTGCGCCGCGCCGCCCACGCGGCGCCGACCGCCGCGACCTCGTCCGGCCCGTACCCGTCGAACCGCGCCGGCCGCACCAGCGACCCGAGCTCGAGCGCGGCGAGCGCGAACAGCAGCCCGGGCAGCACGCCGTCGACCCCGGTGACGGTCAGCGCGACGCCGGGGAGCGCGAGCAGGAGGCGCGCGGCCGTCACGGTGGCGCGTTGCGTCGCGGCGGTCAGCGGCCGGCGCGGCAGCCAGGCGACGGCGTCGTAACCGGGCCGCAGCCGCCACTCCGCGACCCCGGCGCGCGCGAGCCGCCGGCCCCGCCCCACCACGACGCGGACGACCCGCCACCCGCGCAGCCGCGCGGCCACCGCCAGCGCCGCCGCGTCGACGGCGTGCCCGGGACCCACGGAGCCGAGCAGCAGCCCGGCCGCCGTGGCCGGGCCGCGTACCGCCGCGACCCAGACCGCGACGACGGCCAGCGACAGCACCGCCCCCGCCTCGCCGAGCCGCGCCCGGCGCAGCCAGCACGGCGCGCACCACCGCGCGGCCCCGCGCACCAGCAGCGCGCCACCGTCGGCGCGGCCGCAGCGGGCGCAGGGCGTCATCAGATCTTGAGCCGCAGCGCCTTGGGCAGCAGCTCGAACGACACCGGCGTGCGGCCGACCACCACGTCGTCGACGGCGACCGGCGCGGGCGGCGTCGCCGCGACGTCGGCGCGCTTCTGCCGCCACTGCGTCACGTGCTCGTTCGGGAGGTGCTCGCCGCGCCGCATCGCCGGCTGGAGCGTGAACGGCAGCGTCCGCGGCCCGCCCCACACCTGCACGTCCCACGCCCCGTCGTCCGGCAGCGCGGTCGGCGCGGCGTGCAGTCCGCCGAGCGCGTACTGGCCGTTGGCGAGCCGGACCTGCGTCGCGGTGTCGTGGTACTCGGCGAACGTCATGTCCACGTCGAAGCGCGTCGTCCGCGCCCGCGCCAGCGCGGCGTACCAGCGCAGCAGCGAGCCGAGCCCGCGCCCGCCGATGCCGGCGCCGAGGCCGACGACGGCGTGGTTGAACACGTGGATCTCGCGCTCCCCCAGCCGCGCCACGCCCACGTCGACGCGCAGGAACCGCGGGCTCTCCAGCAGGATCGCCGCCGCCTCCGGGTTGACGTCGAGGCCGAACGTCCGGGCGAGGTCGTTGGCGGCCCCGCCCGGGAACGCGCCCGCCACCGTCTCCGTGCCGACGACGGCGGGGAGCCAGCGGACCATCGACGCCTGGCCGCCGCAGTGCACGAGCAGCCGCGCGCCGCCGGCGATCTCGCGCTCCG from Mycobacteriales bacterium includes:
- a CDS encoding diacylglycerol kinase family protein, whose product is MAHPLGELVLLVPERDAAEPARVAELEAHLRARDVASRRVPLGRDERATAEREIAGGARLLVHCGGQASMVRWLPAVVGTETVAGAFPGGAANDLARTFGLDVNPEAAAILLESPRFLRVDVGVARLGEREIHVFNHAVVGLGAGIGGRGLGSLLRWYAALARARTTRFDVDMTFAEYHDTATQVRLANGQYALGGLHAAPTALPDDGAWDVQVWGGPRTLPFTLQPAMRRGEHLPNEHVTQWRQKRADVAATPPAPVAVDDVVVGRTPVSFELLPKALRLKI